The Pseudomonas azotoformans genome has a segment encoding these proteins:
- a CDS encoding GNAT family N-acetyltransferase: MFSLTRYTTPCPEPINAQILQMVVDNLADISSVALPPSNLLYNIYQYSVGFEVHLYLEALNGAKGIAVELVVAMEEEKLIGFCLYLPVKDDPEACGIAFMAVQVGYRRQGVARAMMGDVLSRYPHAELACSIEKVPAFEGMGFQVRGVRGTQVLMNTRDYGTEGLMGVLDVAAIYRSLEVRQIHTYLLQKHGKRAMVDAEKQRDRHLDQLARKVQMFVQKRG; the protein is encoded by the coding sequence ATGTTCAGCCTTACCCGCTACACCACGCCGTGCCCCGAGCCCATCAACGCTCAGATCCTGCAGATGGTGGTCGACAACCTCGCCGACATCAGCAGCGTGGCGCTACCGCCGAGCAACCTGCTGTACAACATCTACCAGTACTCCGTTGGCTTTGAGGTGCACCTGTACCTGGAAGCGCTGAATGGTGCCAAGGGCATTGCCGTCGAGTTGGTGGTGGCGATGGAAGAGGAAAAGCTGATCGGCTTTTGCCTGTACCTGCCGGTGAAGGACGATCCCGAAGCCTGCGGTATCGCGTTCATGGCGGTGCAGGTCGGCTACCGGCGCCAGGGTGTGGCGCGCGCAATGATGGGTGACGTACTGAGTCGTTATCCCCATGCGGAGTTGGCGTGTTCAATTGAGAAAGTGCCGGCGTTCGAAGGCATGGGCTTCCAAGTGCGCGGCGTGCGCGGCACCCAGGTGCTGATGAACACACGGGACTACGGCACGGAGGGCTTGATGGGCGTTCTGGATGTGGCGGCGATCTACCGCTCATTGGAGGTGCGGCAGATTCATACCTACCTGCTGCAAAAGCATGGCAAGCGCGCCATGGTGGATGCCGAGAAGCAACGGGATCGGCACCTTGATCAACTGGCGCGCAAGGTGCAGATGTTTGTACAGAAGCGGGGCTGA
- a CDS encoding COG4315 family predicted lipoprotein — MLKKFSLAAAVVIACASSMAFAAPAKVADSAKGKVLVDSKGMTLYTFAKDSAGKSVCNGQCLANWPAFTASAAAKDADGYTVITRDDGSKQWAYKGQALYTWVKDSKPGDITGDGVGGNWNLAKP, encoded by the coding sequence ATGCTGAAAAAATTCTCCCTCGCGGCTGCCGTCGTCATCGCCTGCGCCTCCTCCATGGCCTTCGCCGCCCCGGCCAAGGTGGCCGACAGCGCCAAGGGTAAAGTGCTGGTGGACAGCAAAGGCATGACCCTCTACACCTTCGCCAAAGACAGCGCCGGCAAGTCCGTGTGCAACGGCCAGTGCCTGGCCAACTGGCCAGCGTTCACCGCCTCGGCGGCAGCGAAGGATGCGGACGGCTACACCGTGATCACCCGTGACGACGGCAGCAAGCAATGGGCCTACAAGGGCCAGGCGCTGTACACCTGGGTCAAGGACAGCAAGCCTGGCGACATCACCGGTGACGGCGTTGGCGGTAACTGGAACCTGGCCAAGCCATAA
- a CDS encoding TetR/AcrR family transcriptional regulator, translating to MSSTASPPPRRRLSREDRLRQLLDVAWQLVRDEGTEALTLGRLAELAGVTKPVVYDHFVTRAGLLAALYEDFDARQDQVFASAIAASSATLDDRAWVIASSYVDCVLLQGREIPGVIAALSSSPELEALKRQYEAIFLDKCRDALSPFGRISQAGLRGMLGAAEALSQAAASGEISREEAQQELLATILAMVNRGRV from the coding sequence ATGTCAAGCACAGCGTCTCCCCCTCCTCGTCGCCGCCTGTCTCGCGAAGATCGCCTTCGCCAATTGCTCGATGTGGCCTGGCAACTGGTGCGCGATGAAGGCACCGAAGCCCTCACACTCGGCCGCCTGGCGGAGTTGGCGGGCGTGACTAAGCCGGTGGTCTATGACCATTTCGTCACCCGCGCCGGGTTGCTGGCCGCGTTGTATGAGGACTTCGATGCGCGTCAGGACCAGGTCTTTGCCAGCGCCATCGCGGCCAGCAGCGCAACCCTTGACGACCGCGCCTGGGTAATCGCCTCTTCCTATGTGGATTGCGTGTTGTTGCAGGGTCGGGAAATCCCAGGGGTGATTGCAGCCCTCAGCAGCTCGCCGGAGCTGGAAGCCCTCAAGCGCCAGTACGAGGCGATCTTCCTCGACAAATGCCGTGACGCGCTGTCGCCCTTTGGCCGCATATCCCAGGCGGGACTGCGCGGCATGCTGGGGGCGGCGGAGGCACTGTCCCAGGCGGCGGCCAGTGGCGAGATCAGTCGCGAAGAGGCACAGCAGGAGTTGCTGGCGACCATCCTGGCGATGGTCAATCGCGGCCGCGTTTAA
- a CDS encoding NAD(P)H-dependent oxidoreductase, producing MHALIVVAHHDPQSLTHSVAAQVAAGLAASGHTFEMADIAAEGFDPRYNAADHRVHRTRATPPADVLAEQARIDRADALVLAFPIYWWSMPGLLKGWIDRVFINGWAIDYGPDTPVVKKLRHLQVHLLALGAADDGAFDRHGYAKSMRTQIDYGIFDYCGAQVVTSALLLDSESGGAQAHLEKARALGEGLFETQTVAG from the coding sequence ATGCACGCACTCATCGTTGTTGCTCATCACGACCCACAATCCCTCACCCACAGCGTGGCCGCCCAGGTCGCCGCCGGCCTTGCTGCGTCGGGCCACACCTTCGAAATGGCCGATATCGCCGCCGAAGGGTTCGACCCGCGCTACAACGCCGCCGACCATCGGGTACACCGCACGCGCGCCACGCCGCCAGCCGACGTACTGGCTGAACAGGCCCGTATCGACCGTGCCGACGCGCTGGTGCTGGCATTCCCGATCTACTGGTGGTCCATGCCCGGCCTGCTCAAGGGCTGGATCGACCGCGTGTTCATCAACGGTTGGGCCATCGATTACGGCCCCGATACCCCGGTGGTGAAGAAATTGCGCCACTTGCAGGTCCATCTGCTGGCCCTGGGCGCTGCCGACGACGGCGCGTTTGATCGACATGGCTACGCCAAGTCCATGCGCACGCAAATTGACTACGGAATCTTCGATTACTGCGGCGCACAGGTGGTCACGTCAGCGCTGTTGCTGGATTCGGAAAGCGGCGGGGCGCAGGCGCATCTGGAAAAGGCCAGAGCCTTGGGCGAGGGACTGTTCGAAACGCAAACAGTCGCCGGTTGA
- the aroA gene encoding 3-phosphoshikimate 1-carboxyvinyltransferase, whose product MSSQKTVTVTPPNVPLNGKVAPPGSKSITNRALLLAALAKGTSRLSGALKSDDTRHMSVALRQMGVTIDEPDDTTFVVTGQGKLQLPPQPLFLGNAGTAMRFLTAAVATVEGTVVLDGDDYMQKRPIGPLLATLGQNGIPVDSPTGCPPVTVHGVGKIKAKRFEIDGGLSSQYVSALLMLAACGEAPIEVALTGKDIGARGYVDLTLDCMRAFGAQVEAVDDTTWRVAPTGYTAHDYLIEPDASAATYLWAAEVLTGGRIDIGVAAQDFTQPDAKAQAVIAQFPNMQATVVGSQMQDAIPTLAVLAAFNNTPVRFTELANLRVKECDRVQALHDGLNEIRPGLATIEGDDLLVASDPALAGTACNALIDTHADHRIAMCFALAGLKVSGIRIQDPDCVAKTYPDYWKALGSLGVQLSY is encoded by the coding sequence TTGAGTTCGCAGAAAACCGTGACCGTCACCCCGCCCAACGTCCCCCTCAATGGCAAGGTCGCGCCCCCCGGCTCCAAATCCATTACCAACCGCGCCCTGCTGCTCGCCGCCCTGGCCAAAGGCACCAGCCGCCTCAGCGGCGCGCTCAAGAGCGACGACACCCGCCACATGTCCGTGGCCCTGCGCCAAATGGGCGTGACCATCGACGAACCCGACGACACCACCTTCGTCGTCACCGGCCAAGGCAAACTGCAACTGCCGCCGCAGCCACTGTTCCTCGGCAACGCCGGCACCGCCATGCGCTTCCTCACCGCTGCCGTCGCCACCGTGGAAGGCACCGTGGTACTGGACGGCGATGACTACATGCAAAAACGCCCAATCGGCCCGCTGCTGGCAACCCTCGGCCAGAACGGCATCCCGGTCGACAGCCCCACCGGTTGCCCGCCGGTCACCGTGCACGGCGTGGGCAAGATCAAGGCCAAGCGTTTCGAAATCGACGGCGGCCTGTCCAGCCAGTACGTATCGGCCCTGCTGATGCTCGCCGCCTGCGGCGAAGCGCCGATTGAAGTGGCGCTGACCGGCAAGGACATCGGTGCCCGTGGCTACGTGGACCTGACCCTGGACTGCATGCGCGCCTTCGGTGCTCAGGTCGAGGCGGTTGACGACACCACCTGGCGCGTGGCCCCCACCGGCTACACCGCCCACGACTACCTGATCGAACCCGACGCCTCTGCCGCCACCTACCTGTGGGCCGCTGAGGTGTTGACCGGTGGCCGTATCGACATCGGTGTAGCCGCGCAGGACTTCACCCAGCCGGACGCCAAGGCCCAGGCCGTGATCGCGCAGTTCCCCAACATGCAGGCCACGGTGGTGGGCTCGCAGATGCAGGACGCCATCCCGACCCTGGCGGTGCTCGCGGCGTTCAACAACACCCCGGTGCGTTTCACCGAACTGGCCAACCTGCGGGTCAAGGAATGTGACCGCGTACAGGCCCTGCACGACGGCCTCAACGAGATCCGCCCTGGCCTTGCGACCATCGAAGGCGACGACCTGCTGGTGGCCAGCGACCCGGCCCTGGCCGGCACCGCCTGCAACGCGTTGATCGACACCCACGCCGACCACCGCATCGCCATGTGCTTTGCCCTGGCCGGGCTGAAAGTCTCGGGGATCCGCATCCAGGACCCGGACTGCGTGGCCAAGACCTATCCTGACTACTGGAAGGCCCTGGGCAGTCTTGGGGTTCAGTTGAGCTACTGA
- a CDS encoding UPF0149 family protein codes for MHTQPLTPAEFEFIENTLLKYGDDHSVLNLAELDGYFTALVSSPVQVDVAEWFPAIWGGQNPEWDTMDEAQSFLELCVRHLNTLAAQLSSDANSFNARFDETEHQGHPVTLAEEWCFGYIRGAAIGNWPQLPAEQAALLEKISWCAEQDNFELPVDLDVQAHQQRVSEIEPAARALHDYWLAKR; via the coding sequence ATGCACACCCAACCCCTCACCCCCGCCGAATTCGAATTCATCGAAAACACCCTGCTCAAGTACGGCGACGACCACTCGGTGCTGAACCTGGCCGAACTCGACGGCTACTTCACCGCGCTGGTCTCCAGCCCGGTCCAGGTGGACGTGGCCGAGTGGTTCCCCGCGATCTGGGGCGGCCAGAACCCGGAATGGGACACCATGGACGAAGCGCAAAGTTTCCTCGAACTGTGCGTGCGCCACCTCAACACCCTGGCCGCACAACTGTCCAGCGACGCCAACAGCTTCAACGCCCGCTTCGACGAAACCGAACACCAAGGCCACCCCGTGACCCTCGCCGAAGAATGGTGCTTTGGCTACATCCGCGGCGCCGCCATCGGCAATTGGCCGCAACTGCCGGCAGAACAGGCTGCACTGCTGGAAAAAATCTCCTGGTGCGCCGAACAAGACAACTTCGAACTCCCGGTCGACCTGGATGTACAAGCACACCAGCAACGCGTCAGCGAAATCGAACCGGCAGCGCGAGCGTTGCATGATTACTGGCTGGCGAAGCGGTAA
- a CDS encoding chloride channel protein, translating into MPTPFRSSLILALVVVFTGIGAGLGGMLLALLLHGIQHLAYGYSLDSLVSHETFLLGVTAAAPERRLLVLVVCGLVAGMGWWVIYRYGRPLVSIKQAVSEKMPIMPPKTTLAHALLQIITVALGSPLGREVAPREVGALAATWLSQRARLDPQMHRLIVACGAGAGLAAVYNVPLGGAVFVLEVLVGAFSWPAAVIALATSAIAASVAWIGLGAESQYGVPHFVLNPALIAWAVVCGPVFGVAAYAFTQLTGKARANAARGWRLPVLSLINFMIIGGLAMLLPQILGNGKGPAQLGFDNELTIGLAALLLVVKVLITTSSLRAGAEGGLLTPGLANGALLAILLGGAWSLVWPGVPLGAFAIIGAAAFLAASMSMPLTAIVLVAEFTRIDHDFLVPIILAVVGSMCVSKLCNRRG; encoded by the coding sequence ATGCCGACCCCGTTTCGCTCATCCTTGATCCTCGCCCTGGTGGTCGTGTTCACCGGCATCGGCGCCGGGTTGGGCGGGATGTTGCTGGCTTTGCTGCTGCATGGCATTCAACACCTGGCCTACGGTTATAGCCTAGACAGCCTGGTCAGCCATGAAACCTTCCTGCTGGGTGTGACGGCGGCGGCACCGGAGCGGCGCTTGCTGGTGTTGGTGGTGTGCGGCCTGGTCGCAGGAATGGGCTGGTGGGTGATTTATCGCTATGGCCGGCCGCTGGTGAGCATCAAGCAAGCGGTGTCGGAAAAGATGCCGATCATGCCGCCCAAGACCACCCTCGCCCACGCCTTGCTGCAGATCATCACCGTGGCCCTGGGTTCGCCCCTGGGACGTGAGGTGGCACCACGGGAAGTCGGCGCGTTGGCCGCCACCTGGTTGTCCCAGCGCGCGCGACTCGACCCGCAGATGCATCGCCTGATCGTCGCTTGCGGCGCCGGCGCAGGACTGGCGGCGGTGTACAACGTGCCATTGGGTGGCGCGGTGTTTGTGCTGGAAGTGCTGGTGGGCGCATTCAGTTGGCCGGCGGCGGTGATTGCGTTGGCGACTTCGGCGATTGCGGCGTCGGTGGCGTGGATCGGGTTGGGTGCGGAATCGCAATATGGGGTCCCGCACTTTGTGTTGAACCCTGCCCTGATCGCCTGGGCGGTGGTCTGCGGCCCGGTCTTCGGCGTGGCGGCGTACGCTTTCACGCAGCTCACTGGCAAGGCGCGGGCGAATGCCGCCAGGGGCTGGCGCCTGCCGGTGCTGTCATTGATCAACTTCATGATCATCGGCGGCCTGGCGATGCTGTTGCCGCAGATCCTAGGCAATGGCAAAGGCCCGGCGCAGCTGGGTTTCGACAATGAACTGACCATAGGCCTGGCGGCATTGTTGCTGGTGGTCAAAGTCCTGATCACCACCAGCAGCCTGCGCGCCGGCGCCGAAGGCGGCTTGCTCACCCCCGGCCTGGCCAACGGCGCCTTACTGGCGATCCTCCTCGGCGGCGCCTGGAGCCTGGTCTGGCCCGGCGTGCCCCTGGGTGCATTTGCAATCATCGGCGCCGCCGCCTTCCTGGCCGCCAGCATGAGCATGCCGTTGACCGCGATTGTGCTGGTGGCGGAATTCACCCGCATCGACCATGACTTCCTGGTGCCGATCATCCTCGCAGTAGTCGGCTCGATGTGCGTCAGCAAGCTGTGCAACCGACGCGGGTAA
- a CDS encoding crotonase/enoyl-CoA hydratase family protein, translating to MSEYQAFVVELTGNVAHVQINRPEKINAMNAVFWTEIIDIFQWVEDTDAVRAVVLSGAGKHFSSGIDLMMLASVANEFGKDVGRNARLLRRKILELQASFNAVDNCRKPVLAAIQGYCIGGAIDLISACDMRYAAEGAQFSIKEIDIGMAADVGTLQRLPRIIGDGMLRELAYTGRQFGAEEARSIGLVNRVYPDQDSLLAGVMDIAHEIAAKSPIAVTGTKAMISYMRDHTVNDGLEYVATWNSAMLQSNDLRVAIAAHMSKQKPEFVD from the coding sequence ATGTCCGAATACCAAGCTTTCGTCGTCGAACTCACCGGCAACGTTGCCCATGTGCAGATCAACCGCCCGGAAAAGATCAACGCGATGAACGCGGTGTTCTGGACCGAAATCATCGACATCTTCCAGTGGGTCGAAGACACCGACGCCGTACGCGCCGTGGTGCTCAGCGGTGCCGGCAAGCATTTCTCTTCCGGCATCGACCTGATGATGCTGGCCTCGGTGGCCAATGAATTCGGCAAGGACGTGGGCCGCAACGCACGCTTGCTGCGCCGCAAGATCCTGGAGCTGCAAGCCTCGTTCAATGCCGTCGACAACTGCCGCAAGCCGGTGTTGGCGGCGATCCAGGGTTACTGCATCGGCGGTGCCATCGACCTGATCAGCGCCTGCGATATGCGCTACGCCGCCGAAGGTGCGCAATTCTCCATCAAGGAAATCGACATCGGCATGGCCGCTGACGTCGGCACTTTGCAACGCCTGCCGCGCATCATCGGTGACGGCATGCTGCGCGAGCTGGCTTACACCGGCCGTCAGTTTGGCGCCGAAGAGGCGCGCAGCATCGGCCTGGTCAATCGCGTCTATCCCGATCAGGACAGCCTGTTGGCCGGCGTCATGGACATCGCCCATGAAATCGCCGCCAAATCGCCGATTGCGGTCACCGGTACCAAGGCCATGATCAGCTACATGCGTGACCACACAGTCAATGATGGCTTGGAATACGTTGCCACCTGGAACTCGGCTATGTTGCAATCCAACGACCTGCGCGTGGCCATCGCGGCCCACATGAGTAAGCAGAAACCCGAATTCGTGGATTGA